A genomic region of Pseudomonadota bacterium contains the following coding sequences:
- a CDS encoding 2-oxo acid dehydrogenase subunit E2 — protein sequence MARFEFRLPDIGEGVAEGEVTQWHVKAGDAVAEDQPMVEVMTDKATVTIGAPRAGRISELLADVGSTVDVGEVLVVIETESAGSDATAGSNGSGAPAAGSTAPESEPAASAVGDLREVLPGTGYLSEAGQQPRAHLESGVVPAPSAAEPSGYFSPRPLATPATRKLARDLGIDLRRVPPSGAHGRVTSEDVRGSEERLPTPGAAPRAGSSPPSPPRPTWDASGTSPEQRVPFVGLRRKIAERLQYSKNTAAHFTFVEECNAERLVELRDRLKAKAAERGVALSFLPVIAKAVVSALRRHPMLNSTLDTGSNELVLRDHVHLGIAAATDQGLMVPVIPHAERLSVLELGREIQRLGQGARSGELASSELAGSTFTITSLGKQSGLFATPVINPPEVAILGVHRIKERPVVHEGRIVPGQVMLLTLSLDHRIVDGHVGAAFLYDVIEQLEEPASMLLDTV from the coding sequence ATGGCGCGTTTCGAGTTTAGACTGCCTGATATCGGCGAAGGCGTGGCCGAAGGCGAGGTCACGCAGTGGCACGTCAAAGCAGGCGATGCCGTGGCCGAGGATCAACCCATGGTGGAGGTGATGACCGACAAGGCCACGGTCACCATCGGCGCGCCGCGAGCGGGCCGCATCAGCGAGCTGCTGGCCGATGTTGGCAGCACGGTCGACGTCGGCGAGGTGCTCGTGGTGATCGAAACCGAGAGTGCCGGTAGCGATGCCACCGCTGGCAGCAACGGCTCGGGCGCACCGGCCGCCGGCAGCACGGCCCCCGAGTCCGAGCCGGCAGCGAGCGCAGTGGGCGACCTGCGCGAGGTGCTGCCGGGGACAGGCTACTTGAGCGAAGCCGGCCAGCAACCCAGGGCGCATCTGGAATCGGGCGTGGTGCCCGCTCCGAGCGCGGCCGAGCCGTCGGGATACTTTTCGCCCAGGCCCCTGGCCACGCCCGCCACACGCAAGCTGGCTCGCGACTTGGGCATCGACCTGAGGCGAGTGCCCCCGAGCGGCGCGCACGGTCGCGTCACGTCCGAAGACGTGCGAGGAAGCGAGGAGCGGCTTCCCACCCCCGGGGCCGCACCACGTGCAGGTTCCTCGCCGCCGTCGCCGCCAAGGCCGACTTGGGACGCCAGCGGGACGAGCCCCGAGCAGCGCGTGCCGTTCGTGGGGTTGCGGCGCAAGATCGCGGAGCGCCTGCAATACTCCAAGAACACGGCGGCCCACTTCACGTTCGTGGAGGAGTGTAACGCAGAGCGCTTGGTGGAGCTGCGCGATCGGCTCAAGGCCAAGGCCGCCGAGCGTGGCGTTGCACTGAGCTTTCTGCCTGTTATCGCCAAGGCCGTCGTCTCGGCCCTGCGCCGCCACCCCATGCTCAACAGCACGCTCGATACCGGCAGCAACGAGCTCGTGCTGCGCGACCATGTGCACCTGGGCATTGCGGCCGCGACCGACCAGGGGCTGATGGTGCCCGTGATCCCGCACGCAGAGCGTTTGAGCGTGCTCGAGCTCGGACGCGAGATTCAACGACTCGGTCAAGGCGCGCGCAGCGGCGAGCTCGCTTCTTCGGAGCTCGCCGGATCCACGTTCACGATTACGTCGCTCGGCAAGCAGAGCGGGCTCTTTGCCACGCCGGTGATCAACCCGCCCGAAGTGGCCATCTTGGGCGTTCATCGCATCAAAGAGCGGCCGGTGGTGCACGAGGGCCGCATAGTGCCCGGCCAGGTGATGCTGCTAACGCTCTCGCTCGATCACCGCATCGTCGACGGCCATGTGGGCGCGGCGTTTCTCTACGACGTGATCGAGCAGCTGGAAGAGCCGGCATCGATGCTGCTCGATACGGTCTAG
- a CDS encoding alpha-ketoacid dehydrogenase subunit beta yields the protein MNMVQAINSTLRSEMQRDDRIVLLGEDIGSVGGVFRVTSGLQQEFGEQRVIDTPLAETGIVGTAIGMAIYGLRPVPEIQFADFIFPAFDQIVSEAAKYRYRSGGEFQCPMVLRTPVGGGIRGGHYHSQSPESLFIHNAGLKVVYPATPYDAKGLLSSALRDDDPVLFFEPKRVYRAAKMDVPEDDYQLPLCQAHTVREGNDVTLVTWGAMLYESVAAAQQVAEQGIGTEIIDLRTLWPVDSDTVTESVKKTGRLVVVHEAPAACGLGAELIAQLCDRAFLHLQAPPRRVTGWDTPFPYTLENEYLPLAHRIVPALVESARF from the coding sequence ATGAACATGGTCCAGGCGATCAACAGTACGCTGCGATCGGAGATGCAGCGTGACGATCGAATCGTGCTGCTCGGGGAGGACATCGGCAGCGTCGGCGGAGTCTTCCGCGTCACTTCCGGACTGCAGCAGGAGTTTGGCGAGCAGCGGGTGATCGACACGCCGCTAGCCGAGACCGGGATCGTTGGCACCGCGATCGGTATGGCCATCTACGGCCTGCGACCCGTACCGGAGATCCAGTTCGCCGATTTCATCTTCCCCGCGTTCGATCAGATCGTCAGCGAAGCAGCCAAGTACCGCTACCGCAGCGGCGGCGAGTTCCAGTGCCCGATGGTGCTGCGCACGCCCGTTGGCGGCGGTATCCGAGGCGGCCACTACCACTCGCAATCGCCCGAGTCGCTGTTCATTCACAACGCTGGGCTCAAGGTGGTGTACCCGGCTACGCCCTACGACGCCAAGGGGCTGCTCAGCAGCGCGCTTCGGGACGACGACCCCGTGCTTTTCTTCGAGCCCAAACGCGTGTACCGCGCAGCCAAGATGGACGTTCCCGAAGACGACTACCAGCTGCCGCTGTGCCAGGCGCATACCGTGCGCGAGGGCAACGACGTCACGCTCGTCACCTGGGGCGCGATGCTGTACGAGAGCGTGGCTGCCGCACAGCAGGTAGCAGAGCAGGGCATTGGCACCGAGATCATCGATCTACGAACGCTGTGGCCGGTGGACAGCGACACCGTGACCGAGAGCGTCAAGAAGACCGGCCGCCTGGTCGTGGTGCACGAGGCGCCCGCGGCGTGCGGCCTGGGTGCGGAGCTCATCGCGCAGCTGTGCGATCGAGCGTTTCTGCATCTGCAAGCGCCGCCGCGCCGGGTCACCGGCTGGGACACGCCGTTCCCCTACACCCTGGAAAACGAGTACCTGCCGCTGGCGCATCGGATCGTACCGGCGCTCGTGGAGAGCGCCCGTTTCTAG
- a CDS encoding thiamine pyrophosphate-dependent enzyme, with protein sequence METHSTHAAASPANGGESAEDGIARVIAPGGGVDPATDPNLDLEFVVRLYKAMVRTRIVDERATALQRQGRIGFHIGSLGEEAAVIGSVAALRAQDWVFPCYREWGAALWRGLSLQTYMDNLFGNADDVAQGRQMPDHITGRAVNFGSVTSPIGTQISQAVGFAYAAKYRGQDLVTAVYFGEGATSSNDFHCGMNFAGVLRAPALFLLRNNGWAISVPASKQTAAITFADKGRGYGVPALRCDGNDALAVYATVRAAVEHAAAGRGPMFVEMLTYRMGAHSTSDDPRAYRAQSEVEEQKKRDPIQRLRAYLEARGQWSEQQQQQHADEVAAEFKRCLGRAEAAGKPEPSSMFHGVYASQPPHLKEQELQCLGGPRAKTGH encoded by the coding sequence ATGGAAACGCATTCGACGCATGCCGCGGCCAGCCCCGCAAACGGCGGCGAGAGCGCGGAAGATGGGATTGCACGCGTGATCGCTCCCGGCGGCGGCGTTGATCCGGCGACCGATCCAAACCTCGACCTCGAGTTCGTGGTTCGGCTCTACAAGGCCATGGTGCGGACACGCATCGTGGACGAGCGCGCGACCGCCTTGCAGCGCCAGGGACGCATCGGCTTCCACATCGGGTCGCTGGGCGAAGAGGCCGCGGTCATCGGTTCGGTGGCCGCCCTTCGGGCCCAAGACTGGGTGTTTCCCTGCTACCGCGAGTGGGGCGCGGCGCTATGGCGAGGCCTGTCGCTGCAAACCTACATGGACAACCTGTTCGGCAACGCCGACGACGTCGCGCAAGGACGGCAGATGCCGGATCACATAACCGGACGCGCGGTCAACTTCGGTTCGGTCACCTCGCCGATCGGCACCCAGATCAGCCAGGCTGTGGGCTTTGCCTATGCAGCAAAGTACCGGGGACAAGACCTGGTGACGGCCGTGTACTTTGGCGAGGGCGCCACCAGCTCCAACGATTTCCACTGCGGAATGAACTTCGCCGGCGTGCTGCGCGCACCCGCGTTGTTCTTGCTGCGCAACAACGGTTGGGCCATCAGCGTGCCGGCCTCCAAGCAAACGGCCGCCATCACCTTCGCCGACAAGGGACGAGGCTACGGCGTGCCCGCGCTGCGGTGCGACGGGAACGACGCGCTGGCGGTCTACGCGACGGTGCGCGCGGCGGTCGAGCACGCCGCTGCGGGCCGCGGTCCGATGTTCGTCGAGATGCTCACCTACCGCATGGGTGCGCACTCGACGTCGGACGATCCGCGCGCGTACCGCGCTCAGAGCGAGGTGGAAGAGCAGAAGAAGCGCGACCCGATCCAGCGCCTGCGCGCCTACCTCGAAGCACGCGGGCAATGGTCGGAGCAGCAGCAGCAGCAGCATGCCGACGAGGTAGCAGCCGAGTTCAAGCGCTGCCTTGGGCGAGCGGAAGCGGCGGGAAAGCCCGAGCCGTCGAGCATGTTCCACGGGGTGTATGCGAGCCAACCTCCGCACCTCAAGGAGCAGGAGCTGCAGTGTCTCGGCGGGCCACGTGCCAAAACGGGGCACTGA
- the lipA gene encoding lipoyl synthase produces MSTPHRKPGWLRVRVPSGERYRRLKQLVRGLDLHTVCEEARCPNTGECWGQGTATLMILGDTCTRGCRFCAVRTGHPGGLVDPREPDHVGRALGELDLAYVVLTMVDRDDLFDGGAAHVARTVQRIRRHSPDTLVETLVGDFGGRRHDVSTVVHDGRPDVFAHNVEVVPRLQRRMRDPRCSWERSLQCLRWARESGAEITKSSLMVGCGEQTHEVEAALCELREAGVDVVTIGQYLRPGKKHAPVVRYLEPVEFSRFKTLAEQLGFRFVASGPLVRSSYRAAEAFLTGALSKRKTAIGDRYGNKGRRLQVIS; encoded by the coding sequence ATGTCGACTCCTCACCGCAAACCCGGCTGGCTGCGCGTACGCGTACCAAGCGGGGAGCGCTACCGCAGGCTCAAGCAGCTCGTACGCGGCCTCGATCTGCACACCGTGTGCGAGGAGGCGCGCTGCCCCAATACGGGTGAGTGCTGGGGGCAGGGCACGGCGACCCTGATGATCCTCGGCGATACCTGCACGCGGGGATGCCGCTTCTGTGCCGTCCGGACCGGCCATCCCGGCGGTTTGGTGGATCCGCGAGAGCCGGATCATGTGGGGCGCGCGCTGGGCGAGCTCGATCTGGCCTACGTGGTGCTCACGATGGTGGATCGCGATGACCTGTTCGACGGAGGTGCCGCTCATGTGGCGCGGACGGTTCAACGCATCCGCCGGCACAGCCCGGATACCCTGGTGGAGACATTGGTCGGCGACTTTGGCGGCCGCAGACACGATGTGAGCACGGTAGTACACGATGGCCGGCCGGACGTATTCGCCCACAACGTGGAGGTCGTCCCGCGTTTGCAGCGCCGGATGCGCGACCCGCGTTGTTCCTGGGAGCGATCGTTGCAGTGCCTGCGCTGGGCGCGCGAGTCCGGCGCCGAGATCACCAAGTCATCGTTGATGGTGGGCTGCGGCGAACAGACCCATGAGGTGGAGGCCGCGCTTTGCGAGCTGCGCGAAGCGGGCGTGGATGTGGTGACCATCGGCCAGTACCTCAGGCCCGGTAAAAAGCATGCGCCGGTCGTCCGTTACCTCGAGCCGGTGGAGTTCTCGCGCTTCAAGACGCTGGCGGAACAGCTCGGGTTTCGTTTCGTGGCTTCGGGACCGCTCGTGCGCTCGAGCTACCGCGCCGCGGAGGCCTTCTTAACGGGAGCGCTGAGCAAACGCAAAACAGCAATTGGCGATCGGTACGGCAACAAGGGCAGACGCCTGCAGGTGATCAGCTAA
- a CDS encoding polyprenyl synthetase family protein has product MADLESCDAQPLRHEKPEVRPVIPQGMLDVRDVVNARLEAFFAAKRRMKLAVSTPACELYDALGELTLRGGKRLRPMVAWSGAKSIDPGARPEDTAVLGASLELLQAYLLVHDDWMDGDALRRGRTTLHVRFGKRYQSRHMGACLAVLAGDLANAMALELLLGCSFPTATRARAYATFAQASQEVVVGQQLDLLGHRDVACVARLKTGSYTLRAPLRLGALLFDAGDDQLEALDRFARPAGLAFQMRDDLLDVFGEAGRVGKPFASDLRQGRRTALVEQAEMQLAAGDRRAFAQVHGNTQASDAQIRTVVDLLERRGVKAHAEARLQALVADARAALDAAPLDPSPLSELLDVLTSRQS; this is encoded by the coding sequence ATGGCCGACCTCGAATCCTGCGACGCCCAACCACTACGGCACGAAAAGCCCGAGGTGCGACCGGTGATACCGCAAGGGATGCTGGACGTGCGCGACGTGGTGAACGCTCGACTCGAGGCGTTTTTTGCGGCCAAGCGTCGGATGAAGCTCGCCGTGTCGACACCGGCGTGCGAGCTTTACGATGCCCTTGGCGAGCTCACCTTGCGCGGCGGAAAACGGCTGCGTCCCATGGTGGCGTGGTCGGGCGCGAAGAGCATCGACCCGGGAGCGCGCCCCGAGGATACGGCCGTGCTCGGTGCGTCGCTGGAGCTGTTGCAGGCGTACCTGCTCGTCCACGACGATTGGATGGACGGTGATGCGCTGCGCCGCGGTCGTACCACGTTGCATGTGCGGTTCGGGAAACGCTACCAAAGCCGGCACATGGGGGCTTGCCTGGCGGTGCTTGCCGGGGATCTGGCCAACGCCATGGCGTTGGAGCTGCTGCTCGGATGCTCGTTTCCTACCGCGACCCGTGCTCGGGCCTACGCGACTTTCGCCCAAGCCTCTCAGGAAGTTGTGGTTGGCCAGCAGCTCGATCTGCTCGGCCACCGCGATGTCGCTTGCGTAGCCCGCTTGAAGACCGGCTCTTACACCCTCCGGGCGCCTCTTCGGCTGGGGGCACTGCTGTTCGACGCGGGCGATGACCAGCTCGAGGCACTCGATCGCTTTGCTCGCCCAGCCGGTCTCGCGTTTCAGATGCGGGACGATCTGCTGGACGTGTTCGGCGAAGCCGGGCGCGTGGGAAAACCGTTTGCCAGCGATCTGCGGCAGGGCAGACGCACGGCGCTCGTCGAACAGGCCGAAATGCAGCTTGCGGCCGGCGACCGGCGCGCGTTTGCTCAGGTGCACGGCAACACCCAGGCCAGCGACGCACAAATCAGGACCGTCGTCGATCTGCTCGAGCGTCGCGGTGTCAAGGCGCATGCGGAAGCTCGCCTGCAAGCCCTCGTCGCCGACGCCCGCGCCGCGCTCGACGCTGCGCCGCTGGATCCCTCGCCGCTGAGTGAGCTGCTCGATGTCTTGACTTCACGCCAGAGTTGA
- the mvk gene encoding mevalonate kinase encodes MSRGHGKVILFGEHAVVHGRSALAAALDRGAVAHAEPATRCSLRVDPWGFEVELGVAPADPQLVDLERALRGLLGACRVPPQRGLCVRARVELPPAAGLGASAALAVAVVRAVGRALGQSRSAAEIIEVVRPWESVFHGNPSGVDSFLATHGGLVRFRKGQGGTVVRSNAPLHLVVGHSGQSGTKRMVDAVARRLERQPADTQAAFDEIASLAQAGEKALVAGDLTQLGSLMDSNQQALRRLGVSTPKLDTMCQAARQAGALGAKLTGGGGGGCMVALAESKRRAREIAAPLLRFSQAVLVTEVSA; translated from the coding sequence ATGAGCAGAGGGCACGGCAAAGTCATTTTGTTTGGGGAGCACGCTGTGGTCCATGGACGCAGCGCGCTCGCGGCGGCCCTCGATCGCGGTGCGGTCGCCCACGCGGAGCCGGCGACCAGGTGCTCGCTGCGTGTCGATCCGTGGGGGTTCGAGGTGGAGCTGGGCGTCGCGCCGGCCGATCCGCAGCTCGTGGATCTCGAGCGAGCCTTGCGCGGGTTGTTGGGTGCCTGCCGGGTGCCGCCGCAGCGCGGCCTGTGCGTGCGCGCACGGGTCGAGCTGCCTCCTGCCGCGGGCCTTGGCGCCTCGGCGGCGCTGGCCGTTGCGGTCGTTCGCGCCGTCGGGCGTGCGCTGGGGCAGAGCCGCTCAGCGGCCGAGATCATCGAGGTCGTGCGACCATGGGAGAGCGTGTTCCACGGCAACCCTTCCGGAGTGGACAGCTTTCTCGCAACCCACGGTGGGCTCGTCCGCTTTCGCAAGGGGCAGGGCGGGACGGTCGTCCGAAGCAACGCGCCCCTGCACTTGGTGGTGGGACATAGCGGGCAGTCCGGCACCAAGCGGATGGTGGACGCTGTCGCACGCCGCCTCGAGCGACAGCCGGCCGACACCCAGGCCGCCTTCGACGAGATCGCATCCCTCGCGCAGGCCGGAGAGAAGGCGCTCGTGGCGGGCGATCTCACGCAGCTAGGGTCGTTGATGGACAGCAACCAGCAGGCGCTTCGACGGCTGGGTGTCTCGACGCCGAAACTCGACACCATGTGCCAAGCCGCGCGGCAGGCGGGGGCCCTCGGTGCGAAGCTCACCGGCGGTGGCGGCGGTGGCTGCATGGTGGCGCTGGCGGAATCGAAGCGGAGGGCCCGCGAGATCGCGGCTCCGCTGCTACGCTTCTCCCAGGCGGTGCTGGTGACCGAGGTCAGCGCTTGA
- the mvaD gene encoding diphosphomevalonate decarboxylase, whose translation MRQASLQANARARANIALAKYWGKLDPALNLPDVPSISVTLDPLVTETSVEFASGFESDSFVLDGKVAPAPELGRVAAVLDRVRERSDLSLRARVESRNRFPTASGLASSASGFAALAAAASRAAGLDLRLDELSALARGGSASAARSIFGGYVYLPAGRQPGQASRGRAPRPAALAAEPLAPAEHWDLRVVVAVVSARRKPTSSRLGMTHTKRTSPYYAAWKDLAAELCAGIRRAVLERDLTALGQAAEHSALSMHACALAAAPALLYWQPGTVAALHRVRELRERQGIEVWATVDAGPHVKALCRPGQAEPVARALGSLDGITQTLLARPGPGVETW comes from the coding sequence GTGCGGCAGGCCAGCCTGCAGGCTAACGCCCGCGCGCGCGCCAACATCGCCTTGGCGAAGTACTGGGGCAAGCTCGATCCGGCGCTCAATTTACCCGACGTCCCGAGCATTTCGGTCACACTCGATCCCTTGGTCACCGAGACCAGCGTCGAGTTCGCTTCTGGGTTCGAGTCCGATAGCTTCGTGCTCGACGGCAAGGTCGCGCCTGCGCCCGAGCTCGGCCGGGTCGCGGCAGTGCTCGATCGGGTGCGCGAGCGTAGCGACCTGTCGCTGCGTGCGCGTGTCGAGAGCCGCAATCGCTTTCCGACTGCATCCGGTCTGGCGTCGAGCGCCTCGGGGTTTGCGGCCCTGGCCGCTGCGGCGAGTCGCGCCGCCGGCCTCGACCTCCGTCTCGACGAGCTGAGCGCACTCGCCCGGGGAGGCTCGGCTTCGGCCGCGCGCTCGATCTTCGGCGGCTACGTGTACCTGCCGGCCGGCCGGCAGCCAGGGCAAGCCTCGAGGGGCCGTGCTCCGCGACCCGCAGCGCTGGCCGCGGAGCCCCTCGCGCCCGCCGAGCACTGGGATCTGCGCGTGGTGGTCGCGGTGGTGTCGGCTCGACGCAAACCCACCTCCTCGCGTTTGGGCATGACCCACACCAAGCGCACATCGCCCTACTACGCTGCCTGGAAAGATCTTGCAGCCGAGCTGTGCGCGGGCATCCGTAGGGCCGTGCTCGAGCGCGACCTGACCGCGCTCGGGCAGGCCGCCGAGCACAGCGCCCTGTCGATGCACGCTTGCGCGCTCGCCGCGGCGCCGGCGCTGCTGTACTGGCAACCCGGCACCGTGGCCGCGTTGCACCGGGTGCGCGAGCTCAGAGAGCGGCAAGGCATCGAGGTCTGGGCTACGGTCGACGCCGGTCCCCACGTCAAGGCCTTGTGCCGGCCGGGTCAGGCCGAGCCGGTGGCGCGCGCCCTGGGATCCCTGGACGGCATCACCCAGACGCTCCTGGCTCGCCCCGGACCAGGAGTGGAGACGTGGTAG